The Motacilla alba alba isolate MOTALB_02 chromosome 29, Motacilla_alba_V1.0_pri, whole genome shotgun sequence nucleotide sequence CCTGGCACCCAGCACGGGACGTTTTGTGTTCCCAAGCTCTGGAAAACCGCCCTGAGTTCGGTGGCCTCATCCTGGCCAGGATCGTCAGGGCTGGGACACCAGTGTCACCCCGGGGCACGCCAGGCCAGGCCCCGCTCCCAGGGAGCCTTTTCTCATCCCGGTCTCTCTGAAAATCCGCTCGGACGTGCCCGGTGCggggtgggcagagctgggggctggggcaggcGCGGGGGCCACGCGgcctctccttccctggctccGGAGCCTCTtggccctggggatgctccgCAGCTTTTTCCTGGCTCCAGGCGAGCGCTGaggagttgttttgtttttctggctgCTGCCCGGCCTCCCTCTCCCCCGGCAGCCCCCATCCCTCCCCGCTCCGCTTCCGCCGCCTCGCCGTTTGTTTTCATAGGGACTGAAACAAATGATGTAGAGAGAGATTCCCAGAGCCCCCGCCAGAGCTTCCCCTCGGCGCTGCTGCCTCCTGGGGGCgtctggagcagcccctgcttcACCTGCGGTGCCCCAATCCCTTCCCACCccgttttttttcccccaatcccttcccaccccctttttttcccccaatccCTTCCCATCCCGTTTTTCCCGGGAAGGGGCAGCATCAGGCCGTGCTCAGccaccctgggcagctcagaCCAAACCCCAGAGCTTCCCGTGGGCATTTTTAGGGAGCAGAGAAAGGCTGGCGCAGCTCTTCgggtgccagcagctgtgcctggctgggcCGGTCCTTCCCCATCACTGGAGTGATGATCCCAAACACAACCCCCGGCAGCgtccccagctcctgtcccGGCTCCTGCCCCTCCGTGGTGACATTTGGCcggaggggacacggggccAGCAGCGTCACGGGGCGGGATTTGGCCGGGCCGGAGGTGCCAGAAGTGCCCGGTGCCcatcctgagctgtgccagTCACAGCCTGTCCTTGTCCCGCTGCCAGCTGCCCGAGCTGCCACCgccgctgccagccctgctcctgccgaggggacagcaggggacagcaggggacagcaggggacaggcaggaggggacacTGTTTTGGGGGTGTAATGGGCAGTTTCAGGTGTGTCACTGGCACTGTTTGGGTGTGTAAGGGACAGTTTCAGGTGTGTCACTGGCACTGTTTCGTTGTCCCCATGGGGCTGGGGTTTGACCCCTCAGGGAGGTTGTGCAGGGAACACCTTCACTCCGGAGCCCTTCTCCAGCACGATGCCCGGGAGAGGCGCCTGCAGCGCCCTGGAGCCTCTCCAGAGGAGTGGGATTCCCGGGAATCTCCTTCCCcggctctgcaggcagaggacGCTCCGTGGCAGATCCCCCTCGGTGGCAGGGCGGGTCCCCGCCGCCGTACCAGCCCGGTGACTGAGCCGTGTCCCTTTGTGTCCCCGCAGCTGCCGTGACCCCGTGCACCTCCCCGCGGGTGCCCCAGGCCGTGCCCATGGACCTGCGGATCGGGCAGCGCGTGGTCAAGCCGCAGGACTCGGCGCTGCTGgccctgaagcagcagcagctgcagcaccagctcttCCTGGCCAgcctgcaccagcagcaggtgGAGCAGCTCGCCCACCAGCACGTCAGGGtatggggcagggcaggggggccCGCACCCCGCTTTTGGCAGCGTTTGGGGCGGGATTGGGCCCTTTGGAGGGTGAATTTTGCCCCCAGTGCcagaagcagggctggctctgagtTCCCCTCTCTGGGCAGGGATTCagagggaaaggctggaaatcCCAATGCCAAAAGAACATTCCCAGGtgaattcctgcttttccctgagcTGGACCATCTGGAGGGGtttccagccagcccagggaccGCTGTGACGCAAGGAGGCTGCTTGGGGAGGCAGGTGGAGGGGCTGGGTCTCGATTCCAGGCCAaattccagggctggagccgCCCGGCGTGTCCAGAGCGGCTGCGGGGGATCCCTGCGGGCCGGGactgccccttcctccctgccaccGCTGCTGCTCCGCCCGGGGCACGGCCGAGTCAGCGGCACTTGGCTTTCCTGGGCAGTGCCACCGAGCTCCGCTGCCACCCGCTGCCAcccgcagctcctgccccacGCAGGATTTTGCTGCCAGGTTTCACTGGCACAAGAATGCAGCGGGATTTGGCAGGGATGGCTCCTCCAGAGCCGGGGATGGCTCCTCAGGGAGGCTtcagagggaggcaggtgggAGGACACCTCCAGGGAGCTCTGACCATTCCCAGGGAGTTGTGACcgtgcccagggagctgtgaTTGTGTCCAGAGAGGTGTAACCATGCCCAGGGAGTTGGGACCATGTCCAGAGAGTCGTGACCATTCCCAGGGAGGTGTGACCATGTCCAGGGAGCTGTGATTGTATCCAGGGAGCTGTAACCAtgcccagggagctgtgacCATGTCCAGAGAGTTGTGACCATTCCCAGGGAGGTGTGACCATGTCCAGGGAGTTGTGACCATGCCCAGGGAGCTGTGATTGTGTCCAGAGAGGTGTAACCAtgcccagggagctgtgacCATGCCCAGGGAGTTGTAATTGTGTCCAGGGAGTTGTGATTGTGCCCCCGGAGCCATGACCATGTCCAGGGAGGTGTGACCATGTCCAGGGAGGTGTGACcattcccagggagctgtgacCATGTCCAGGGAGCTGTGACCGTGCCCGGGGAGCTGTGACCATGTCCAGAGAGTTGTGATTGTGCCCCCGGAGCCGTGACCATGTCCAGGGAGGTGTGCCCACATCCAGGGATGTGCCCATCTTCAGGCACCGAGATGCCCCTgcgtgtccccagggctgctcggggctcagggcaggagtCAGTTCTGCGGCTCAGCTGGGATTTCCCTCCCATcgcagatttttttttttttccttttgtactcaacaaagatttttattttttgccgCGTTGCGACACGGCAGACGTGTCCAAACACCCCGAGAGGAGGCAGCGAGCGGGAACAGACAGGTTTTGACTTTTTACGATGTCCCCAGGGAGAGCAAAGCGTCCCTGGAGACCGAAATGTGTCTGCTTTGTTGTGACGGAACACCTTCACACGCTCCCACCAGCCAGAGTGACACAAGGGACTGTCCCAGACTGctctgtccccgtgtccccctgcccggggctggggagggctcaGAGGGCTcggggggggctgggggggggttTATGGGGTCCTGTGCCCATGTCCCCGTCCCACAGGTGGCCATGGAGTCCCCGCACCGCGAGGCTGAGCcgggccagcaggagcaggagctgcgCCAGATCCTCAACAAGGACAAGAGCAAGCGCAGTAAGGGCTGCCCGTGCtcggggggcaccgggggggcTTTcgggaggggtttggggggttctgCCCCTAGCCAGACCaagctctgccttcccctggggGAAAGGGGTGCGAGAGCATCTGCAGAGTGGGGCTGCAACCCCTCTGGGACCCCTGGGGTGGGTTATGGACCCCATTCAGGTGACAGAGTCCAGTGGGACCCCCGGGCTGGGTTTGCAGCCCCCCAGATTGGGTTTGCAGCCTCCCAGATTGGGTTTTTAGccccctgggctgggtttgcagCCCCCAGGCTGGGTTTGCAGCCCCCCAGACTGGGTTTTCAGCCCCCCAGACTGGGTttgcagccccccaggctgggTTCGCAGCCCCCAGGCTGGGTTTGCAGCCCCCCACACTGGGTTTTCAGccccccaggctgggtttgcagccccccaggctgggtttgCAGCCCCCCAGACTGGGTttgcagccccccaggctgggTTCTCAGCCCCCACACTGGGTTTGCAGCCCCCACGCTGGGTTTgcagcccccggggctgggtttgcagccccccaggctgggtttgCAGCCCCCCACACTGGGTTTGCAGCCCCCGGGCTGGGTTCTCAGCCCCCCACACTGGGTTTGCAGCCCCCGGGCTGGGTTCTCAGccccccaggctgggtttgCAGCCCCCGGGCTGGGTTTTCAGCCCCCACACTGGGTTTGCAGCCCCCGGGCTGGGTTTTCAGCCCCCCACACTGGGTTTGCAGCCCCCCACACTGGGTTTGCAGCCCCCGGGCTGGGTttgcagccccccaggctgggtttgCAGCCCCCACACTGGGTTTGCAGCCCCCCACACTGGGTTTGCAGCCCCCAGACTGGGTTTTCAGCCCCCCCACTGGGTTTGCAGCCCCCCAGACTGGGTTTGCAGCCCCCCCACTGGGTTTTCAGCCCCCCACACTGGGTttgcagccccccaggctgggtttgCAGCCCCCCGGGCTGGCTGCGGCCCCTCCCAGCCGCGGTCTCCCGGCGCCCTCTGGTGCCGGCGCTGGCGGAGCCGCCGGGGGCTCGCTCCCAATTTCGGGATGCGCAGGGCTCCACATCGCGCCTGATTAATTATTAATCAGTTAATTAACTCGCGCTCAGAGGTGCCGAATGCCGGCACAGATCCGTGGGGTGTCCCACCGTAAGCACGGAGCATTCCTGCTGGGACGGACAGACGGGGAGCGggatgggagcagagccagctgcgCCTCTCGGGggtccctggagctctggggtCGGggtcctgcctgcagggaccCCTCAGAGTGGCTCTGAGCCCCGTGGGGTCCCCGTGGTCACCGTGGTCCCCGTGCAGGTGCCGTGGCCAGCACGGTGGTGAAGCAGAAGTTGGCCGAGGTCAtcctgaagaagcagcaggCGGCTCTGGAGAGGACCAGCAACGCCCccgctgctgccctgccctaCAGGTAAAGCACCTGTCGCCAGAggacctgtccctgtccctgtccctgtccctgtccctgtccctgtccctgtccctgtccctgtccctgccctggggcagctgggaaggggctctggCTTCTCCCCGCAGGTCTCTGGAGCCCCTGGAGCCCGAGGGTCCCTCCCCTGCCATGCTCAGCACGTTCCTGTCCCCCGTGCCCAGCACTTCTCTCGACACCCCCGAGCATTTCCCGCTGCGGAAAACAGGTACGGCCTCGGGAATGTCCCCGTGTCCCGGCCTCGggaatgtccccatgtccctcaAAGCCTCGGGAACATCCCCGTGTCCCTCACGGCCTCGGGAATGTCCCTACATCCCTCACGGCCTCGGGAATGTCCCTACATCCCTCACGGCCTCGGgaatgtccccgtgtccctcaTGGCCTCAGGGaatgtccctgtgtccctcacGGCCTTGggaatgtccccatgtccctcaTGGCCTCAGGaatgtccctgtgtccctcacGGCCTCAGGGATGTCTCCGTGTCCCTCACGGCTTCAGggatgtccctgtgtccctcacGGCCTCAGgaatgtccccgtgtccctcaAAGCCTCGGgaatgtccccgtgtccctcaCGGCCTCAggaatgtccccatgtccctcaAAGCCTCGGGAATGTCCCCGTTTCCCTCACGGCCTCAGGGATGTCCCTGTGTTCCTCAAGGCCTCGGGAACGTCCCCGTGTCCCTCAAAGCCTTGGGAACATCTCCGTGTCCCTCACGGCCTCAGggatgtccccatgtccctcaTGGCCTCGGgaatgtccccgtgtccctcaCGGCCTCAGggatgtccccgtgtccccggctggagctggcagtggctgcacagagcccacCCAGCCGGGGCCAGCGCTGACCCCTGTCCCCTCAGCGTCCGAGCCCAACCTGAAGGTTCGCTGCAAGCCCAGGAAGTGCCTGGAGCGGCGCAAGAACCCCCTGACCCGCAAGGAGAGCGCCCCGCCATCGCTGAAGAGGCGCCCGCCCGACGCCATCGGTGAGGCCTGCGTGGGGCCGGGGACACctcggggctgggctggggcacccctgtgtggggacagtgacaccggggtttggggtgtcctccccagggacagccccagctcctgtgtCACCCCTGCGTGGGGACAGTGACACCGGGGTTGGTGTGTCCTCCCtagggacagccccagctcctgtgtcacccctgcgtggggacagtgacagctgGGTTGGGGTGTCCTCCCCAGGGGCTGGCCTGGGGTGATGTGGGGAGCCcggaggtgctgctgtgggacgGAGGTGCCggtgcagctgctcctgctgcttttggggcCGGAATTGCCCCGGGTGCAGCGTGGAGGGTTGCCACCATGGAGCGCCGCCTTTTGAGGGGGATTCAGCCCCAGAAGGGTGGGGGGCAGAGgttggaggggctgggggggggcgGCTGTGCCCTCACCCCGTGTCCGTCCCCCCCAGACTcgtcccccagcagcagcagcacccccgTGTcgggctgcagctctcccaaCGACAGCCTGCCCGCCGAGCAcgccgcgctgcccgccgcccccggcgtGGCCCACGAGGTGAGCCCCGCTGGCTTTGGGGACCCCGCTGGGCTCAGGGGGAGGGCACGAccccagccctgaaccccctgcccagagctgcctctccctgcatGCTGGGATGCCCTGGGATGCCCTGGGAATTCTCTGGAGATGCCCTGGAGTGCCCTGGGATGCCCAAGGATGCCCAGGGATGCCCTTGAATGCCCAGGGATGCCCTCGAATGTCCAGGGATGCCCTGGGATGCCCTGGGATGCCCAGGGATGCCCTCGAATGCCCTGGAATGCCCTTGAATGCCCAGGGATGCCCTGGGATGCCCTGGGATGCCCTCGAATGCCCTGGAATGCCCTTGAATGCCCAGGGATGCCCTGGGATGCCCAGGGATGCCCTCGAATGCCCTGGAATGCCCTTGAATGCCCAGGGATGCCCTGGGATGCCCTGGGCTGCGCTGGCATTCCCTGCTCCGGgatgctctccccagcccagcacttcTCCCACACCCACCCTCCTCCAGGGTGCCTTTCCCCGCTGCCAGCGCTCTCCTGTCCCgtgggtgtccccagggctgtccccatgtcccccgggctgggagcagggctctgaTGGCTCCCGTTTGCTGCAGACGCCGCTGGCGCAGCGGCTGATGATGCAGGAGAGCTCCCTGGCCCAGTTTGCCCTGCAGAGCGCGGCCTCCCTGCCGGCCATCACCCTGGGCCTGCCGGCCACCACCGGTGCCAGGGTAGGTGCCCGGCCTGGACCCCCGGCACTGGGGCCCTGCGGGGCTTCccttggggtttggggttcctGGTGCTGCCCACGGGCACGGTGGGGACAATCCTGTGCCCTCCCGGTGCCTTGTcccgtccccatccctgtccctgccccatccctgtcccatccctgtccccatccctgtccctgtcccatccccatcccatccctgtccctgtcctgtccctgtcccatccctatcaccatccccatccctgccccttcccatcCCCGTCCCAtggctgtccccatccccatcccatggctgtccccgtccctgtcccatggctgtcccagtccctgtcccatggctgtccccatcccatggctgtccccgtccccatcCCATGGCTGTCCCCATGCCATGGCTGTCCCCGTCCCAtggctgtccccatccctgtcccatgactgtccctgtcccacggCTGTCCCGTCCCTGTCCcatggctgtccctgtcccatggcTGTCCCCGTCCCAtggctgtccccatcccatggctgtcccatccccatcccatgtctgtccccatcccacGGCTGTCCCCGTCCCACGGCTGTCCCCGTCCCTATCCCATGGCTGTCCCATGGCTGTGCCAtgtctgtccccatcccatggctgtccccatcccatggctgtcccatccccatcccatgtCTGTCCCCATCCCGCGGCTGTCCCCGTCCCATGGCTGTCCCGTCCCCCAGGCCGATGCCGAGCGCCGGGcgctgcccagcctggctcaccGGGTGCCGGTGCTCAACGGGCCGGTGCTGCCGGGCGCGCACTCGCCCGTCTTCATCCcggccagcctggagcagcacgAGGCCGGCAGCGCCCTGGCGCCCCGGCTGCAGCCCGTCATCATCCTCGAGCCCTCGGTCACCCACGCGCCGCTGGTGGCGGGTGAGTGTCCGCCTGGGGgaagggggacagggacaggaacaggacagggacagggacagggacagggacagtgacagggacagtgacaaggacagggacaaggacagggacaggggacagttCACATGGAACTGCAAAATGCTAGCTTGGCATAGAAGAAATTACTTCCAAAATCAGATAGAGTggcctttctttaaaatttttgtattttataatatttttattattatgtgtatttattatttgcatGCTATACTACATATCATAAAATACAGTATAATATAAGCTAATATATCATTATAtgatattattaatattttattattaatataaattaatttattattgcaatttatattatttcattatatattatttcattactttttattttaaatttaaatattttttaaaatttacttattCCTTCCAAATACTTTACATCTTTCTGTTTCACCGTACAACGCGTTGCCATCCACGGTGTCCCCGCAGTGCCGGGCCTGGGCACGGTGCCGCTGTCCTTCGCGCCGCCGCTGGTGCCCGCGGAGCGCCTGGCGCTGCCGGGCCAGCACAAGCCGCTGGGCAGGACGCGCTCGGAGCCGCTGCCGCCCAGCCCCAGGGCCGcgcagcagcacctgctcttccagcagcaccacgCGCGCTGCCTcgagaggctgcagcagcaggcgcACCCGGGCAAGGTGAGAGCCGGCACCGAGAGCGCGCGGTGACAACACCCGGCGCTCTGGGTTTTTATCCGGTTAGCTGATCAGCTCCTGATCTGACTGCAAAGTACCGCTTGAACGTGTGAGGGACGAGTGAAGAAGGATTAGCTTCTGCctcaaaatgttcttttaatatattatatattattctatgtataatatataatatataataatatataatatatattatattatatataaaacataaaacataaaatataaaatataaaatataaaatataatatataatatataatatataatatataatatataatacataatacataatatattatatattatatattatatattatatattatatattatatattatatattatatattatatattatatatattatataaaatataaaatataatatataatacataatatataatatataacatataatatataatacataatatataatatgatatataacatataatatataacatataatatacaatatataatatataacatataatatataatatataatatataacatataatatataatatataatataatatataacatataatatataacatataatatacaatatataatatataatatataatatataatatataatatataatatataatatataacatataatatataatacataatacataatatataatacataatatataacatataatatataacatataatatatatcatacatttaaatttataatatataattgatatctaaaaatataatatatattatgtattatatatgatatatttctatttataatatatgattaatatataatatataatacataacaCATAACATGCAATATGTaataatacatatataatatGATACATATATGACACCTATATACTATGTAAAATATAGATATTATATACgtaatatataacatataatatgCTATctgttatatgttatatataatatatcataTATTCTATAGTACAAATCACCTACAATGTATAATACATTACATATAATAtgatatataatttatatatactATTAATGTGTAATATAGCTGTCTTTTAAAGCTTGtttttagtttcattttccCCTCAACAACGTCTGTCTTATTCTGTAACATTTCTAAGTCGGGATTTTTATCTCCTTACATACaaacatgtaaaaataaatataagttTATGTATAGACAcgtacacacatatatatacatacatatatatatgcatacacacaAATATAAGTTTACAAAGATACGCTCTGTGAGCCTTATGTTAGCCCTGAGGAATGttccagaaatgtgttttccccCCTCCGCTCCCCGTCCCCGGCTGCAGCGCTTGGCCAAGTCCAGCGAGAAGCCGCGGCTGCGGCAGATCCCGTCCTCGGAGGACATGGAGGCCGAGGGGAGCCTGCCGGAGGCGGCGGCCGAGCCCGGGGAGCCCGGCCGGGCGCGGGGGgagccggcccggcccggcagcGGCGGCAAGGAGCCCGAGAGGACGCAGAagatggggcagccccaggaggagctgctcctgcagcaggtacggcagggagggcagccctggcacggACGgtgcctgcctggagcagctcacgGGACGGGGACGGAGCTGCGgggtggcagcacagctgggcattGTCCCCGGATTGCTGGGTATTGTCCCCAAACTGCTGGAACTCTGTGCTCACCTTGCCGGGCTTTGTCCCCGAATTGCCGGGCTTTGTCCCCGAATTGCCGGCTCTGTCCCATCGCTGCTGTCACTGCGCGGCTGAGccggcagggagcagcagatgctgggacagtcctgtcctgtcctgtcctgtcccatcCTGTCCCGTTTtgccctgtcctgtcctgcctgTCCCATGCTGTCCCGTTTTGCCCTGTCCTGcttgtcctgtcctgtcccatcccgtcccatcccgTCCTGTCCCGGCTCCGAGCCCGGAGCAGCCGCTGGATCCAGTTCAGGACAGGCCAagcagggctctgtcccctgtcccccgtgctggggacactgccccGTCCCCTGACGgtgtcctgtgtccccaggcctTGCTGTGGGACTCCTTCCAgcgggtgcagcagcagctcctcaagCGCCAGCCCTTGGCCGACCCCCCCGTGCTCCCCCCCGGCCACCGGCCCCTGTCCAGGGCTCAGTCGTCCCCGGCCACGGCCAccgtgtccctccctgcccaggacaccAAGGCGCTGGCCCTGCCCGTGCAGGAGCAGCCGCCCAAGCCGCACTTCACCACAGGTTTGTCACACTGCGGGGCTGTCACCGCTGGGCGGGGACACGAGGGGACCTGGGGGTGTGCTGGGGCGGCTCCGCATCGATCCGGgtcagccccagagctgggagcgCCAGGAGAGAGCCGGGGGGGGCCCTTCTCCTTATCTCGGGGGGCTTTTCCAGGCAGGGTTTGCCCACCTGGCCCCTGGCTGCGTtcctggggtttggggcagaATCTCCCAGGATTGGGGACAGAATCTCCCGTGGTTTGGGGACAGAATCTCCCGTGGTTTGGGGACAGAATCTCCCGTGGTTTGGGGAGGATTTTGGTCAGTATTTGGGGTCTCGGAGcccctgcagaggagctgagggagcagctctggcggtgcctggcagggctggtttACGACTCGGTGATGCTGAAGCACCAGTGCTCCTGCGGGGACAACAGCAACCACCCCGAGCATGCGGGCAGGATCCAGAGCATCTGGTCCCGCCTGCAGGAGCGGGGCCTGCGCAGCCGCTGCGAGGTGAGCTCCCTGGACCTCCTGAACCCATCCCATTCCTCCTGATCCCTCCCAATCCCTGCTGATCTGACCTTCATCACTCCTGATCCCATTCCATCCCTCCCgatcccatccctcccctcctgaTCCCACCCGATCCCTCCTgaacccatcccatccctcctgatcccattccctcccctcccgatcccatccctcccctcctgaTCCCATTCCCGATCCCCTCCCgatcccatccctcccctcctgatcccatccctgccctcccgatcccatccctc carries:
- the HDAC7 gene encoding histone deacetylase 7 isoform X2 yields the protein MLNRASSASVPGIFIVRESPGGRLCQRELSWKQPIFFFSVAAPSVCKKLVEPQELLAASFYFETSQSPAGGESKTKGCEMKAPVQRARAARAGARHSETRHGNCAEEKSSRAGLGLLATRTPSTPESASAWGQSRVATGEPREPRGQRPMSGDNKAAVTPCTSPRVPQAVPMDLRIGQRVVKPQDSALLALKQQQLQHQLFLASLHQQQVEQLAHQHVRVAMESPHREAEPGQQEQELRQILNKDKSKRSAVASTVVKQKLAEVILKKQQAALERTSNAPAAALPYRSLEPLEPEGPSPAMLSTFLSPVPSTSLDTPEHFPLRKTASEPNLKVRCKPRKCLERRKNPLTRKESAPPSLKRRPPDAIDSSPSSSSTPVSGCSSPNDSLPAEHAALPAAPGVAHEADAERRALPSLAHRVPVLNGPVLPGAHSPVFIPASLEQHEAGSALAPRLQPVIILEPSVTHAPLVAVPGLGTVPLSFAPPLVPAERLALPGQHKPLGRTRSEPLPPSPRAAQQHLLFQQHHARCLERLQQQAHPGKRLAKSSEKPRLRQIPSSEDMEAEGSLPEAAAEPGEPGRARGEPARPGSGGKEPERTQKMGQPQEELLLQQALLWDSFQRVQQQLLKRQPLADPPVLPPGHRPLSRAQSSPATATVSLPAQDTKALALPVQEQPPKPHFTTGLVYDSVMLKHQCSCGDNSNHPEHAGRIQSIWSRLQERGLRSRCECLRGRKATLEELQCVHSERHVLLYGTNPLNRLKLDNGKLAGILSQRTFVMLPCGGVGVDSDTIWNELHSSNAARWAAGSVTELAFKVATRELKNGFAVVRPPGHHADPSTAMGFCFFNSVAIAARQLQQKGKLSKILIVDWDVHHGNGTQQIFYRDPEVLYISLHRHDDGNFFPGSGAADEVGAGPGEGFNVNVAWAGGLDPPMGDPEYLAAFRTVVMPIAHEFCPDVVLVSAGFDAAEGHPPPLGGYKVSAKCFGYMTKQLMSLAGGAVVLALEGGHDLTAICDASEACVSALLGHEPEPLPEDSLRQKPNANAVRSLEAVIQVQSRYWVAVQRFASKLGCSFLEAQHHEADEVETVTALASLSVAVMVEKRAQEEPMEQEEPMNQ
- the HDAC7 gene encoding histone deacetylase 7 isoform X4, yielding MQGQSQAAVTPCTSPRVPQAVPMDLRIGQRVVKPQDSALLALKQQQLQHQLFLASLHQQQVEQLAHQHVRVAMESPHREAEPGQQEQELRQILNKDKSKRSAVASTVVKQKLAEVILKKQQAALERTSNAPAAALPYRSLEPLEPEGPSPAMLSTFLSPVPSTSLDTPEHFPLRKTASEPNLKVRCKPRKCLERRKNPLTRKESAPPSLKRRPPDAIDSSPSSSSTPVSGCSSPNDSLPAEHAALPAAPGVAHETPLAQRLMMQESSLAQFALQSAASLPAITLGLPATTGARADAERRALPSLAHRVPVLNGPVLPGAHSPVFIPASLEQHEAGSALAPRLQPVIILEPSVTHAPLVAVPGLGTVPLSFAPPLVPAERLALPGQHKPLGRTRSEPLPPSPRAAQQHLLFQQHHARCLERLQQQAHPGKRLAKSSEKPRLRQIPSSEDMEAEGSLPEAAAEPGEPGRARGEPARPGSGGKEPERTQKMGQPQEELLLQQALLWDSFQRVQQQLLKRQPLADPPVLPPGHRPLSRAQSSPATATVSLPAQDTKALALPVQEQPPKPHFTTGLVYDSVMLKHQCSCGDNSNHPEHAGRIQSIWSRLQERGLRSRCECLRGRKATLEELQCVHSERHVLLYGTNPLNRLKLDNGKLAGILSQRTFVMLPCGGVGVDSDTIWNELHSSNAARWAAGSVTELAFKVATRELKNGFAVVRPPGHHADPSTAMGFCFFNSVAIAARQLQQKGKLSKILIVDWDVHHGNGTQQIFYRDPEVLYISLHRHDDGNFFPGSGAADEVGAGPGEGFNVNVAWAGGLDPPMGDPEYLAAFRTVVMPIAHEFCPDVVLVSAGFDAAEGHPPPLGGYKVSAKCFGYMTKQLMSLAGGAVVLALEGGHDLTAICDASEACVSALLGHEPEPLPEDSLRQKPNANAVRSLEAVIQVQSRYWVAVQRFASKLGCSFLEAQHHEADEVETVTALASLSVAVMVEKRAQEEPMEQEEPMNQ